The Flavobacterium faecale genome has a segment encoding these proteins:
- a CDS encoding FeoA family protein: MRTTINSLKKGEKAIIKDFDIDVIPLKLLEMGCLPGNMVQLLQIAPFGDPLYLDINGSHLAIRVETAAEIEVELVQVKL; the protein is encoded by the coding sequence TTGCGTACCACGATCAATTCTCTCAAAAAAGGCGAAAAAGCCATAATCAAAGACTTTGACATTGATGTTATTCCGTTGAAATTACTCGAAATGGGTTGTTTGCCGGGTAATATGGTTCAGTTGTTACAAATCGCACCTTTTGGCGACCCTTTATATTTAGACATAAATGGTTCGCACTTAGCAATTAGAGTAGAAACAGCAGCAGAAATAGAGGTTGAATTGGTTCAAGTAAAACTTTAA
- the feoB gene encoding ferrous iron transport protein B → MINDNINVALIGNPNVGKTSVFNQLTGLNQQVGNYPGITVEKKIGFCKLPNNVKANILDLPGTYSLNASSIDENVVIELLLNKNDKLYPDVALVVTDVENLKRNLLLFTQIKDLEIPTILVINMADRMEQKGITLDLPYLEEQLKTKIALVSSRKGFGIDELKKLITTYKTISSEPCLNASVIDPEYFDSLRKAFPSQLLYKLWLVITQDVNFLNLERKEIQSSFTKSHTDLKRLQQKETIKRYQFINDVLKVALKVDISIAKDLRSKIDRVLTHKVWGYAIFFAILFIIFQSIFEWSKIPMDFIDSSFASLSSAAAKHLPEGVFTSLLSEGIIPGIGGILIFIPQIAFLFLFISILEESGYMSRVVFLMDKIMRKFGLSGKSVVPLISGTACAIPAIMASRNIENWKERLITILVTPFTTCSARLPVYAIIIALVIPDEYVFGFLNLQGLTLMLLYLLGFGMAIFSAYVLNKIMKIKGKTFFVVEMPNYKLPMFKNVAINVIEKTKAFVFGAGKIILAISIILWFLASYGPGKNFKNADSILRSKTENSTINEAELENKIASYKLENSYIGIMGKAIEPAISPLGYDWKIGIAIISSFAAREVFVGTLATIYSVGGSDNEDTIKNKMGAEINPITGQKVFNFASGISLLLFYAFAMQCASTLAVTRKETNSWKWPLGQLIFMSGFAYLVAFIAFQFLK, encoded by the coding sequence ATGATTAACGATAATATTAATGTTGCCCTGATAGGAAATCCAAACGTAGGGAAAACTTCGGTCTTCAATCAACTTACGGGATTAAACCAACAAGTGGGAAACTATCCTGGAATCACGGTCGAAAAAAAGATTGGGTTTTGCAAATTACCCAATAATGTCAAAGCAAACATCTTAGATTTACCAGGAACCTATAGCTTAAATGCCTCATCAATTGATGAAAACGTAGTCATTGAGTTGCTATTAAACAAAAACGACAAATTATACCCAGACGTCGCTCTTGTGGTGACTGATGTCGAGAATTTAAAACGAAACCTACTTCTTTTCACACAAATAAAAGACCTTGAAATTCCAACCATCCTAGTCATCAATATGGCCGACAGAATGGAACAAAAAGGGATCACACTAGACCTACCGTATCTTGAGGAGCAGTTGAAAACAAAAATCGCCCTCGTAAGCTCGCGTAAAGGGTTTGGTATAGACGAATTAAAAAAACTGATTACCACTTACAAAACCATTTCTAGCGAACCTTGTTTGAATGCTTCTGTAATTGATCCTGAGTATTTTGATAGTTTACGAAAAGCTTTTCCTAGTCAATTGCTGTACAAATTATGGCTCGTAATTACTCAAGATGTGAATTTTTTGAATTTGGAGCGAAAAGAAATCCAGAGTTCATTCACCAAATCACATACGGACCTAAAGCGTTTACAGCAGAAAGAAACCATTAAAAGATACCAATTTATCAATGATGTGCTCAAGGTAGCACTCAAAGTAGACATCTCCATTGCAAAAGATTTACGCAGTAAGATTGACCGAGTTTTAACGCACAAAGTATGGGGTTATGCCATCTTTTTTGCGATTTTGTTTATCATTTTTCAATCTATTTTTGAGTGGTCCAAAATTCCGATGGATTTTATTGACTCCTCATTTGCCTCATTGAGTTCTGCAGCAGCCAAACATTTACCAGAAGGTGTGTTTACTAGCTTACTATCCGAGGGGATTATTCCGGGAATTGGAGGAATCTTGATCTTTATCCCTCAAATTGCCTTCTTATTTTTGTTTATTTCGATACTAGAAGAAAGCGGGTACATGAGCCGCGTAGTCTTTTTGATGGACAAAATCATGCGTAAATTTGGATTGTCAGGTAAGAGTGTGGTACCCTTAATTTCTGGGACTGCCTGCGCAATACCGGCTATTATGGCAAGTCGAAATATCGAAAACTGGAAAGAACGTTTGATCACCATTCTAGTAACACCTTTTACAACTTGTTCGGCTCGATTGCCCGTGTACGCGATCATCATCGCCTTAGTAATTCCAGATGAATATGTATTTGGGTTCTTGAATTTGCAAGGACTGACCTTGATGTTATTGTACTTATTGGGATTTGGAATGGCAATATTCTCTGCTTATGTATTGAATAAAATCATGAAAATTAAGGGCAAAACCTTTTTTGTAGTCGAAATGCCAAACTACAAATTACCAATGTTCAAGAATGTAGCCATCAATGTGATCGAAAAAACGAAAGCTTTTGTTTTTGGAGCTGGTAAAATAATCTTGGCTATATCTATTATTTTATGGTTTTTGGCCTCATACGGACCCGGAAAAAACTTTAAAAACGCAGATAGCATTCTACGTTCGAAAACTGAAAACAGTACTATTAATGAAGCTGAACTAGAAAATAAGATTGCATCCTACAAATTAGAGAACTCCTATATTGGAATCATGGGAAAAGCTATTGAACCAGCAATATCACCCCTAGGATACGATTGGAAAATTGGTATAGCCATCATTAGCTCTTTTGCAGCTAGAGAAGTATTTGTGGGTACATTGGCCACGATTTACAGCGTAGGTGGATCTGACAATGAAGATACTATAAAAAATAAAATGGGTGCCGAAATCAATCCTATTACAGGTCAGAAGGTTTTTAACTTTGCCTCTGGTATTTCGTTACTCCTATTTTATGCCTTTGCCATGCAATGCGCAAGTACACTAGCGGTTACCCGTAAAGAAACCAACTCGTGGAAATGGCCGTTGGGTCAATTGATCTTCATGAGTGGGTTTGCCTATTTAGTCGCATTTATTGCTTTTCAATTTTTAAAATAA
- a CDS encoding FeoB-associated Cys-rich membrane protein: MQEILAFTALAIAVGFIAKKYFWKKKKNSKNNCGSDTDCGCH, translated from the coding sequence ATGCAAGAAATTTTAGCCTTTACCGCTCTAGCAATAGCAGTTGGTTTTATTGCCAAGAAATATTTCTGGAAGAAGAAAAAGAACAGCAAAAACAACTGTGGTAGTGATACCGATTGTGGTTGTCACTAA
- a CDS encoding metal-dependent transcriptional regulator — protein MTHSEENYLKAIYHLTTVSSSDVSTNAIAEMMETKASSVTDMIKKLAEKGLVNYKKYQGVSLTGQGSLAAKMIVRKHRLWEVFLVEKLDFSWDEVHDIAEQLEHIKSEKLINKLDDFLGNPTEDPHGDAIPDKNGAIQKVDKQLLSDLLVGQKGMCVGVKDTSSDFLKYLDKQQISLGSQIEFLDKESFDLSVKINVDGTVLSISNKIASNIFMKLN, from the coding sequence ATGACGCATTCAGAAGAAAATTATCTCAAAGCCATTTACCATTTAACCACAGTGTCAAGCAGTGATGTGAGCACCAATGCCATTGCTGAAATGATGGAGACCAAGGCGTCTTCGGTCACCGATATGATTAAAAAATTGGCAGAAAAAGGTTTGGTAAATTACAAAAAATACCAAGGAGTTTCTTTGACCGGTCAAGGAAGTTTGGCAGCCAAAATGATTGTGCGCAAACACCGACTTTGGGAGGTGTTTTTGGTCGAAAAACTAGACTTTTCCTGGGATGAAGTGCATGATATCGCCGAACAATTGGAACACATTAAGTCAGAGAAATTGATTAACAAATTGGATGATTTTTTAGGTAACCCAACCGAAGATCCTCATGGTGATGCTATTCCAGATAAAAATGGTGCCATTCAAAAGGTAGACAAGCAGCTTTTGTCAGATTTGCTTGTGGGTCAGAAGGGCATGTGCGTAGGCGTGAAAGATACCTCTTCAGATTTTTTAAAATACCTTGACAAGCAGCAAATATCCTTGGGTTCACAGATTGAATTCTTGGACAAAGAATCCTTTGATTTGTCTGTCAAAATAAACGTAGACGGTACTGTATTGTCTATTTCGAATAAAATTGCGAGTAATATTTTCATGAAACTTAATTAG